The window taaatttatgttttaacttccTGCAGTTCACAGTTTTGTGCCTTGTTTTAAATACGTCCCCCTCACTCCTCTAACTCCCGAACCCTCGCggtgtccctgaacgcctccttcAGAGTGTGCAGGGTCTCGGCGGACCTCTTTGTGACGGATAGACTGACAGATTCATCTACGTGAGAATGTAGAATAAATCCACCTCCACGGACGGAGTCATCACATGCGGGGTGAGGGGGGGATGTAGATAGGGAGGTTATGTGCGAGGACCAATTTATTTCTCCTGGCAGGGTGGGAAGACCTCCGAGACACATCTCACATGTCCACATGACAGCAAAAGTCTCAATAATGGAAATCCTCTCAAACTGTATTTATATACCCGGAGCGGCTCGGGGGCCACAGGAGGAGACATGTGGGCCGACGGGCAGCCCGGTACTGACGACCCGTGACGCGCTTTCCacccagcacagaaccagagctTGTTTTTATTGCCGGTTATCGGGCCtcattttgtgaaataaatacaagataATACATATTATTCTGTCCGGATGGCAATAGAACACTTCACTCAGAGGTAAATATTGCACTTGTTACTGAactatgaatattatattatatatacactacctttcaaaagtttgggttcacgtagaaatgtccttatttttcactgaagatacaattaaattaaacataaatccactctctacatagttaatgtggtacatgactattctctggtgtttaatgaagtctctccagaggtgtgtagaggccgatctccagtgttctaatggctcattgtgttatcgccttagaagactaattgAGGGTAGAAAAcacttgaaaaccctttttatgtgagcctAGCTGAaaagttatgctggtgagagaagctataaaactggccttgcttcgagccacaagaagaactacattaatatttacgaTAAAAATCATTACTTATAAcgttgtcaatgtcttgactatattttctgttcgccttgcaattcatttgataaataaaagtgagttctcatggaaaacacaaaattgtctgggtgaccccaaccTTTTGAACAATAGAGTGTATATAGCTGTTCCTTCTTGTTAGGGTCTCTGTAGACGACTTCTTTGTAGAAGAACctttcagtttttttgttttctgctcTGGAGTTGATCAGCTGActacagtgcacattaataaaaacatttctataaatgtgccagagttagccaagaggctatgtTTCATCTGTGACGTCTCTGCGCTCTCAAGgagtcactcttttctttggatGTGGGCTCTGCCTCATCAGAACAGTCTTCTCTGGCTTCAGGGCCTTGTAGTTCTTCTTCACATCCATCAGAACTTCCAGGTCGTTGTTCGAACCCCGGATGGTTTGTGACGTCTCCGTGTTTTGAAGATTCAAGGAGTCGTGATTTCTTTGAGATCATCGAACTTCCTCTTGTAAGTCTTCTTGTTGGAGAAGCTTGAGGACGGCCTCTGAGTGGGTCTCCAACAACACTCTGTTCTCATTACATTACTTTctgtaaatcacaaggacctcccaccacacaggtgaggctcattcgcagcctgtcagtcagaagccagcgaacacggcgcgaggacaattgtgcctcattgtatagagatgagattgttctggaatgtttgatgtataacacgtggggatgtgtcatatgcaaacgcctttaaaaggtgaattttattttttttgtaaaatgtataaaatgcccccagcctccagagggttaacgtgacatatgtgaatgtcagtcagttaccaaggccactggttctgctgctgttcagtggtaaagatgacaggaccaatgggtctcaatatacttcttttttttactaatctgggtgtttcactgaagaaacaatttatcatccacaatattaaatacctcgctggcactttataggtaggagcctctttgaaaacacagctctgtgtgaagttttgtctttaaaaagaagaaaaacaacttttaatcgcgattaatcgcgattaatgaatttcaaaatgtgcgattaattagtaaattttttgtaatcgattgacagccctaatatatatacacatatacatgacACCACCCGTAGGCACACACAGCTCGGTGGCTTTCACCTCCattctgaatgtctcttcagctccactagagcagcatttagattcaccaacgacggagcagctcaacgctgattggctttcgcaactcggcgtcgggccaatttttttttacctgaatatttgcaacgcgcaaccactcgcgtctgtacgttgactttgcatgagATCTactcacttttggtgtgaacgcaccttaaccatCACGAAACCCTCAAGTCGCTCGTTGCCGCAAATGTTTAAAATAGACAACTTCGCTCCGTCTGAAGGCCGCTGTCTGTTCAGGCCACATTGTGTTTCGTgtcggagctcctcctcctcctcctcctcctcaccagcaCAAACAAAGTCCAACAGTGACACAGCAGCTCCACATGATTATCCCAACGCACCAAAAAGTCTGCTTTGCAGGAAATTGCTGTGTATCGCTGAAAAATCCATTGAAAGCTCCAAACAATGGGGAGAAAAAGCAACTGTGGATTCCTTcgcacactcacaaacacacacacacacacacacacacacacacacacactgtccattGTCTTCTCCTCCATTGTCAAAGCCAACGGAgtgtgtcttctctctcctgtgtgtttttgtggtgGCGGTGGACCCGACACCCGCGGGGAGAGCCCGCCTGCCGGCAGGAGGACAGATGGGTataattttgttatttttacctCCTCCAGGAGCTGCCTGCCAGCTCGGGGAAATTAGCATCACACCTGTGTGTAATTGGCTAAATTAGCTTGTCGAGAAGCAGAGCTGAGACAGAGGTGGTcggcgaggtgtgtgtgtgtatgtgtgtgtgtgtgtgtgtggcaggtaaAATCAGAGAGGAGTTGTTTAGTGTGTcggaagagaaaaagaagaggctGTCAGGGGAGTGAGATGTCACACCTGGAATGGAAAATGTCACCCGgcggctccacacacacacgcacacgcacatacacacagacacacacacacacacacacacactctgacacacagagtcacatgacacaaAGACGCGCCGAAGGACAAACTGCATgggaaagacacaaaacaaacagcacacacagacagacaaacaaaaacagaggacgacaggaacacacaaacagaaccaAAAGTTGGaagacccacacacatacacacacacacacatacacacacacaataggttTTTATTCTCCTCTGGAGGTCATTTCACCAAACACGCCGCTGAAGGTGGATTAGTAATTTATCTTCAACAGACTTTTTATTAGACTTTCTACCACATTTTCAATATCACTGACAATATGCTCAATATaagctttatattttatttttccattagGCTCTTGTTTTCTCATCACTTATTTTACAATTCATTGTTTTTGCAATTAATTGaattttttctattttagttaattttttactttatgTATTTACCTTGCTCTTACTGCTATATGCTACTATACGCAATGGTGtgagtattatttattttacacctAATGATTTGTAttctatgcttcatatgtttaatatttttattatattgtatatttttgtattcttctGTTTTAATCTTTAATTAAGTTCGGGCAGAAGAATTTCCTCATGAAACCtcatcttttctttatttatttgatctaATTTCATCATATTTCATCATGTTTTATCTTATTCCATCTCAATGTGCACGAGTTCCAAGCAATTGAATCATAACCGAGGTTTCTTTTTTCAGATTGTTACAGAAAGCAATGATTAAAGTCAAAACATATTCAAATGTTGTCTTATTACCATATTTTTTGTCCCATGTTCAAGATGTTTGATCAGttctggcatttaaaaaaaattgtttaataTGATTTTATTGTCTACTCTTATGTCTTCTGAAGACGTTATCGCCTTTATAAAGTACAACATGTGACTTGTATCACATCACAGAAAAGATATCACGAGGCCAGGAAAGAGAGACttgaagaaggaaaacaaaacatttagaaaacggGTCTTTACTGAACATCTATAGAGAATTAAGGTTGAACATTGTACATTAaaccatttattttcattccttCCATTGTCTCGTGGACTTGTGGGCCTTCAGATGAATCTTTAGCTGCAGCCATGTCTGATCTGTTGGCGCCACCGAAAGGTGGTTTGTTGTAACAGCAGAAGTTTGATACAGGAACGGGAGCTTTTGATTCTGGGTCCCTGTCAAAGAGAGGGCGAACAGTTTTAATACCAATCTGAAATTTGGAAATTGGTtattattgaaattgttaggatttgtattattattcctATTCTGATTTTATTGTTTAACATAGGGGGTAGTTGCCAGCCTACAACAATCACCAGATTTGGccagcttgtcaggcttggtgaaaatagccatcTGATATAGACAGAAACATTTTGtggttttaaaaaattgctctctagcgccccctcaaAGCTTGACCGGCGATGCCCCTCACCCAGAATTTCCGATTGACTTGTAATTTATCACacatgtccacttggacctgctctacaaaaaaaaaactcacagaCCCCTTGAAGCTATATCacctactatatatatatatatatatatatatatatatatatatacatgatttTTGATATCTCATTATGTTAAAATGTTATGGCCCAATAAAcctctgtttgtttatttattttattgcaccatcttttaacTGTGTAGCctattgtactttgctctttaaTCTGTTTGTATTTTGGCCACTGTTATTGCAGAATTGTTTTAATTACTTATGTCCTTCAatgtgtgacactttgtctATGATGCAAcataaatacactttacttactttcttacttacttactaattctaaaaagtgtttttgtttatttaagaataatgacttttaaaaaatctattgAATCTCCTTAATGTAAAAACCTCAACCAGACGCCAAAAAAGATTATGTTATgagtagggctgggcaacgattaaaatttttaatcgcgattaatcgcatgatttccctgattaatcacgattaatcgcgattaatcgcatttgtatacgcaaaatccaataattcattcaaaagtagtgtatagcgcacttctatttgaaatgttctgccatatgaatgaaagtgccataacatgtgttgtccctgttagagtgagacaccagaaaacactttcagtgcagtttgtcaattcctagaacttgacacttattttaaatgttctgccatatgaactaaagtgccataaaatctgtcaggacattgtcaaatgcactgttatgcagagacactgtgacagaacgctggagactgaagcagggacatgatcaaaggcagttgcctcgcagcagcgatcatctctgatgctctatctgctcagtgtggtgactttatttgtcacattccactgctgtgcaacttcagtaaagtgtcccgcgcacgtttcagcatcatgtgtctcctctgttttcatcagtcagggcgtgtgaatgcagcgcccacttctcatcaatataatgcacagtcactccgaggtcattgtggttacagagtgatgtccagtagggtgaccagatttgagtttgtgaaaaagaggacacttcgtctgggggggggggggctgagattaaacatctctcttgttctgcctgttttgtgatatacatgcctaaaaggtgcctaatatttctagactgaaataatatcggcattataattattataactatgaggattttttagttgcctattttgtggagccccctcaggactttgtgccctacgcacagcgcgtagtgcattatgggagcggcgacgctggttgtagtgtatagcatgccgcacaaacaacaatgaactagtggaggcggcgaggtgctccgtgttgccagattggagatggtgaagtatcgtaccaaaggctcaaaatggttgtatttggaggataattatcgtgtatctggcaaccctgagatcggtcgaccaatgactgtcctctctacagtcagagctcacgtaagaagggagataccatttccaaaacttgtcaggggtaaatacgagtttatgaaaacccagagaaaaacaaatatccgacgaagcaaaatcccggacgtttttggaatccctgccggacgcattttttagggctcaaaagcaggacatgtccggggaaaactggacgtctggtcacccgatgtccagtcgtccccatgagagcaacagcacgttgtgaagctgtcgcttttgcagtcctctccttttcatacaacttgtgtattctccgtgtgatgtgtgtcttgagggcgtctcatacctgccgtcatttgttgagattattttccccccacaaatactctgactttatgatgttatgtccattgttttgtcgtctgcattgtttatagtcctctaggtgttatgtctatgtattgtcttttgtctaaaaaaattattaacaaaaaaaataaattaataaaaataaataaataaataaaaaaaacatgcgttaatgcgcgataaaataattgtcggggttaattaagtgctgcgttaacgcaagattaacgcgttaacgtgcccagccctagttaTGAGGTGAGATCGTTGTTATTCCAttccattacatgtcatttagctgatgcttttatccaaagcgacttacaataagtgtagTCAACCATAAGTAGAAACTAAGAACagcaataatatttatttaatattttctttcattttattttctttcatttcatttcatcttCATCGTAATGTCCACTTCCGTTCTACGagaacacagaagaagaaaaaagaagacgcGGAGGCGGAAGCGGAAGCAGTCGTTCGTGTGTCCGCCCGCTAACTCGTCCGCGGCTCATGTTGCTGGACTCTGTTTTCTTGTCGACCGTCAAAATGAACAAACTGAACAAACCGCAGGAGTTCGACTCGTACGAGCTCGAGGAGCTGAGCGACGAGGAGCGAGCCGAGAGCAGGTGGGACATCTCTCTACGGGTCCCCGGTGGGGCCACGTGGTCCACATGGAAACACATGTtggggttttgttgttgtgttgttgttgtgttcgcCTTCACAGAACCGATGTTCAGTGTGCTGTAGGGCAGAAGAGGAGCTCGTAGTTAAAGTACTGCGGTGAACACGTGACTATGCTTGTGGTGAAAATGTATATCCATGTACTTTATGTATTTGAAGTAAACTTATTCACAATCGATTTTAATAATTTAGAAGACTAAGATTGTTTTTTGTCATTGATAAGATGTAATGCTGAATGACTTGTATGTagcgctgtgtgtgtatatacatatatatatatatatatatataaataacctaGCAGCGGGTAGATTTACTTTGACACTAAGACAGTATTAATATAACGTAGAATCAGACTAAAACCAAAGACATCTCAATttgtctatatctatatataaatcacgtgtgtgtgtgtatgcatataacTTAGCAGCAGGTCGATTTACTTTAagattaatattataataactttTATAATCAGACTAAAACGTAAAAatcttaatttttaaaaataaaatgtatgtatgtatatacattttgtaataatatatatttcaacatatttatatgtacttATGAATAAAAGACGTTCCCGGCTGTGTTTCAGTTCGGAGGACGAGCTGGAGGTGCTGCTCAACGGGACcccggagcagaagaagaagctgatcaGAGAGTACCTGACGGGGGAGAGCGAGTCGTCCAGCGGGGATGAGTTtgagaaggagatggaggcggagcttagctCCACCATCAAGACTCTGGAGGGAACCTGGACGCCGGCGGCAGCTGCAGCACCAGGTACCCCCAGATGTTCATCTGTAACATAGAGACAAGATGTTCATCGATCAGACTGTAACCTAGAGACCAGAATCATAAGAATGTTATAATTTACCTTCAGCCATGACTCATTTTCACCGCAACGCAATGTATCTGAAGTGAACCTCTCCTGGTTCTCcgttagcggtgctgctaacGTTACCAGCTAACATAACTAGCTCTCCTCCTGTTGGTCTGAATACCAATTGGTTGTTTACAAAGTCACATGATCAGAGACTAGGGAAACCTCCATGAGGTCCTGATCACATGACCTACTGGATACTGGAGGAGAACCATCGTCAGTACAACTGTGTTTACACCCGTCTGTTGTATTCTTCAGCAGAAGCctcaggagaaggaggagcaggaggagctgcgCCTCCTAACTCTGAGGTGTACAACGAGGTGTACTTCGACACCGActcggagggagaggagacgcCAGGTAAGCGCGGATGTTCCCCCGATGGTTAGTTTCCTGCCTCTTTTCGCGGAGCTCGTGAACGCCTCGTTCACAGTCCCTCCGTCTCGTCTGCCAGGCGGCGCCAGCGGCCGGAAGCGGCGGCAGCGAGCCGTGCCGACCAACGACGAGCTGCTGTACGACCCCGACAAGGACGACCGGGACCAGGCCTGGGTGGACGCCCGGCGGAGACGGTACGGCGCCCGAGAGTCGGCCGCGCAGGTTTTTAACGAAACATTTGTTGTCCTGCGCTTCACGTTCTTTGCCCCGCGTCGTCGTCTCCAGGTATCACAGCGGGAAGCGACCGGCCGCCGGGTCTCGACCGCAACCGCGCCGGGGCGAGCGTCTGGTGAGCAGCGACGCCGTCCTCAACTGCCCCGCCTGCATGACCACGCTCTGCCTGGACTGCCAGAGGTGAGGCGGGAACACTGAAGGAGGCGCAACATTCTTATgtccctgaaggaggcgcaACATTCTTATgtccctgaaggaggcgcaACATTCTTATgtccctgaaggaggcgcaACATTCGTATGTCCGTGAAGGAGGCGCAACATTATTATGTCTGTGAAGGAGGCGCAACATTCTTATgtccctgaaggaggcgcaACATTCGTATGTCCGTGAAGGAGGCGCAACATTATTATGTCTGTGAAGGAGGCGCAACATTATTATGTCTGTGAAGGAGGCGCAACATTCTTATGTCCGTGAAGGAGGCGCAACATTCTTATGTCTGTGAAGGAGGCGCAACATTATTATgtccctgaaggaggcgcaACATTCTTATGTCCGTGAAGGAGGCGCAACATTATTATgtccctgaaggaggcgcaACATTATTATgtccctgaaggaggcgcaACATTCTTATGTCCGTGAAGGAGGCGCAACATTCTTATGTCCGTGAAGGAGGCGCAACATTCTTATgtccctgaaggaggcgcaACATTCTTATgtccctgaaggaggcgcaACATTCTTATgtccctgaaggaggcgcaACATTCTTATgtccctgaaggaggcgcaACATTCTTATGTCCGTGAAGGAGGCGCAACATTATTATgtccctgaaggaggcgcaACATTCTTATgtccctgaaggaggcgcaACATTCTTATGTCCGTGAAGGAGGCGCAACATTCTTATgtccctgaaggaggcgcaACATTCTTATgtccctgaaggaggcgcaACATTCTTATGTCCCTGAAGTAGGCGCAACATTCTTATgtccctgaaggaggcgcaACATTCTTATGTCTGTGAAGGAGGCGCAACATTCTTATGTCTGTGAAGGAGGCGCAACATTCTTATGTCCGTGAAGGAGGCGCAACATTCTTATGTCTGTGAAGGAGGCGCAACATTCTTATGTCTGTGAAGGAGGCGCAACATTCTTATGTCCGTGAAGGAGGCGCAACATTCTTATgtccctgaaggaggcgcaACATTCTTATgtccctgaaggaggcgcaACATTCTTATGTCTGTGAAGGAGGCGCAACATTCTTATGTCCGTGAAGGAGGCGCAACATTCTTATgtccctgaaggaggcgcaACATTCTTATGTCCGTGAAGGAGGCGCAACATTCTCACCAGAGTAGAAAGATGTATTAATTGAAAGAAGTTAAACACAACTGGCCGTTGTGTTTAAGGAGGTGAGAAACAGGGAGGAGCTGCATCTGCTCCTCTGGACCGTCATGTGGGACGACTCCTCCTCATGTTTAACTATATTAATTCATATCGCCCTTTTTAAGGTCCTcacagacactttacatgttacatgaatacaccgtagacacgctCCAGGGAGGAAGTCGGGGTCaagtgtctcgctcaaggacacatcgactagggcggggattgaaccgccaaccccctgattggaagacggcTTCTTTGTTTGGAGACGTTCTCTTCGGCTTCTTTAGTTTCACCTTCTGCCCAAAgaaatctgattttttttaaagaataaagttAAGATGAATAATTTTGTATTTGAGATCTTGAactacaaataataattatcgTATGAATTagttcattattttttaaaaccaaaatgcAAAACATCACAATAACTTGATCTAATATTTCCTCTTTTGGCTCCAGCTGTTTTTAATGTATTGGTAGTTTTTAATGTGTTAATAATTTGGAGATTTTACCAAATTAGACCAAAACAATTGAAGACTTGAGGATGGATGCTCAAGAATTATCGAGTGAAATTTTCATGAATTGTTATTTAAAACCTGGTTACTTGCAGCCCTGAAACAGGAAGCTGTGAGGACGCGTTTGAAGTTTCTAACGTGGAactcctgacttcctgtttcctctcagGCACGAGAAATACCGCACGCAGTACCGCGCCATGTTCGTCATGAACTGCACGGTGAAGCGAGACGAAGCGCTGCGCTACAAAACGCAGTCGGAGGCCACGGCaaggaagaaggggaggaggaagaggagacgggggggccagggggaggaagaggaggcggcggATCGGCCGATGGCTGAGACTCCCGCGCAGCCGGCGCCGGCGGGGATGGACGCCGACGAGGTTTACCACCCGGTCCGCTGCACCGAGTGCTCCACGGAGGTGGCCGTGTTCGACAAGGAGGAGGTGTACCACTTCTTCAACATCCTGGCCAGCcactgctgaggaggaggaggaggaggaggaggaggaggaggagcaggaggagcctgAGCCTGGACAGTCgatagtttttctttttaaatatatctttTACGAAATCTAGATTTTGTCCTGGATGGTCTGAATACACGAGAGCCGCTCGGTCATGCTGATATTAATATTTGAGGATTTAAAAATGCCCGACGAGGCTCACTGGTGACACTTTCCGTTCGCCGCCCGGTTCAGCGTTCACGCTCGGTGAAGATAAGCGCTTCATGAAGGGTTCGTTACGCTGTAATGTAGCTGTAAGTCGGCTGCTGCCTCCACAGGATCAATAACATCATGAAATATCTTTTAGAACTCCATCGACAAATGCTGCGTGTTGAAAGGGGCAGTGAGGGACTTCTGTGGACGTGTTTTCGACGCCTTAAAGGATGAAAGTCCTCTTCTGGGTGTCTTCAGTGTCTCTTAACACCTGAAGTGTCCTCATAGCTGCGTACACGTCACAGGGTTATGAACTCCTGAAACACTCGAGGGTTAAAGTAATGTTTCACCAGCTTGATAACATGTGGTTCTTGTTAAAGAATGAATATCTATACTGAAGTGGGTGTTTTACAGTTGTAAATAAACTTGTCTGAgctttctttttaaacaaactGCATTGTATTAAGTAGCTACCGACTTATACAGTACTGTACGTGTGTAGCCGCAAACTAGATCATCTGAGTAACTTCTGTTTACGAGGTTTGTACACAagtttgtaatgtttttgtttatttcgcTCTCTGGGCTTTTATGTTTTAACAAAGCATTTAGTTCGTTTAATTTGTTTCTATAACGACTTTGTTTTCCCATAAAATCATTTGCTCACATTTGGTGGGGAACATTTTCAGTGGCGGATTAATCCACATTTGAGGCAGCAGGACTGTAAGTACAAATAATTTGTTATGTGTTTGGAAATTTTGAAATgagttataaaaaaaaacatgagaatAAGAATACATATCAGCCAATACATAGGATCATTTAATTGTTGGGTTACCTAATGTGACATTGTAAACAATACATTAGAAAGCAGTTCAGTTCTGAAAGTATTAAATGTGAGAGAGAAAtactaaatatttttttataaaacttCTTTGATAAACATTGAATCCGTGTCttattttgattaaaataaaatgtgaataaattaCTATAAAAACCTTTATTTGCAGCCctgaatatacatatttttttagatcTACAACTACAAATATTAGGAATCTTACAAATAAGTATTGTTCTTTATTAAGCCAAAATGCAAAACATGACAATAACTTTTGATCTAATATTTCCTCTATACTTTGATAAACATTGAATCCGTGTCtcattttgattaaaataaaatgtgaataaattaCTATAAAAACCTTTATTTGCAGCCctgaatatacatatttttttagatttacaACTACAAATATTAGGAATCTTACAAATAAGTATTGTTCTTTATTAAGCCAAAATGCAAAACATGACAATAACTTTTGATCTAATATTTCCTCTATACTTTGATAAACATTGAATccgtgtcttattttgaaatccggATGTTGGAACTCCTTTGTCCTGCGGCAAACGTGTGCGCCTCGCGCGAATGGCTTGAAAAACGGGCGTCTTGTTATTTTTACGTCCTACGTCATCACGCAGAAGGAAAGtgggaagaagaaggggaaggaaaaaaaagctggTCAAGAAAGTTAAAAGTTGTTGGGGTCGTTCGCGAAGTGGGAACCATGTCTCTGGGTGACTGTTGGAAGCAGCTGTCCTGGTTCTACTACCAGTACCTGCTGGTGACGGCGCTGTACATGCTGGAGCCCTGGGAGAGGACAGTGTTCAGTATCCTTTACTACTTCCGGCGAGCTAACGGGCTAACTTTAGCTAACTTCAGCCATATGTCAGCGCGGAGCTCCACCTGActtcttcattgtttttttgtccGGATACGTAAGCGTAACTTCTTGCGTTGGATTGAAAAAAACGTACTTAAAGAGATGTCGTGAGTATATAATTTACGGTGTTCTAAGAAACGCATCCGGGTTTGTGACGTAATCGGCGTGTGTCCAatgtaaacaatatatatatattttttcgcTAACAGATATAAAGTTAAGTGAAGATAGTGTCTGTATGGCGCTAACGTGTTTCAATAAGCATTGtaatcttttaaatatatatattttatttacgaATAATGTGGAATTGTCAACGTATTTCGGCGTTTCCGGCAACTTTGTGTCGGGTGACTTCCGGTCGGGTGACTCGCCACTCAAGTTGCACCATATTCTAGTTTTACGTTACATAA of the Pseudoliparis swirei isolate HS2019 ecotype Mariana Trench chromosome 11, NWPU_hadal_v1, whole genome shotgun sequence genome contains:
- the eapp gene encoding E2F-associated phosphoprotein: MLLDSVFLSTVKMNKLNKPQEFDSYELEELSDEERAESSSEDELEVLLNGTPEQKKKLIREYLTGESESSSGDEFEKEMEAELSSTIKTLEGTWTPAAAAAPAEASGEGGAGGAAPPNSEVYNEVYFDTDSEGEETPGGASGRKRRQRAVPTNDELLYDPDKDDRDQAWVDARRRRYHSGKRPAAGSRPQPRRGERLVSSDAVLNCPACMTTLCLDCQRHEKYRTQYRAMFVMNCTVKRDEALRYKTQSEATARKKGRRKRRRGGQGEEEEAADRPMAETPAQPAPAGMDADEVYHPVRCTECSTEVAVFDKEEVYHFFNILASHC
- the sptssa gene encoding serine palmitoyltransferase small subunit A, with product MSLGDCWKQLSWFYYQYLLVTALYMLEPWERTVFNSLLISVAGMAVYTGYVFMPQHIMAILHYFEVVQ